Proteins found in one Sorghum bicolor cultivar BTx623 chromosome 1, Sorghum_bicolor_NCBIv3, whole genome shotgun sequence genomic segment:
- the LOC8058772 gene encoding succinate dehydrogenase assembly factor 1, mitochondrial — MASRPKLSGIQKQVLALYRGFLRTARLKAPEERRRIESVVSAEFHENARSVDRRNFVHIEYLLRRGKKQLEQLKNPDITGLATLEVKK, encoded by the coding sequence ATGGCCTCCCGTCCAAAGCTGTCTGGTATTCAGAAGCAGGTTTTGGCGCTGTACAGGGGATTTCTTCGGACAGCACGCCTTAAGGCCCCTGAAGAGCGCCGCAGGATCGAGTCTGTTGTCTCAGCAGAGTTCCATGAGAACGCAAGGAGTGTCGACCGTAGGAACTTTGTACACATAGAGTACTTGTTGAGGAGAGGGAAGAAGCAGCTTGAGCAGCTCAAGAATCCTGATATTACTGGACTTGCTACGCTTGAAGTAAAGAAATGA